The Cylindrospermum stagnale PCC 7417 genome segment CACGCCAAGAAGTACTCAGCATCTACTTTCTGCCGATTTCATCCTTGGGATACTCATCGCTCAGGAGGAAAACTTAGTTAAATTAAAGGTGGCAATAGTCGATAAATTGAATGACCGCAATCCAGTTTCCCAATTTACCTGATGCACAGCGAAGTCAATACAGCACTCTGCCGCAGTTAGGGCTAGTTTGCATCACCGTTGATAAACAAGTGCGCTTTCGGACAATGACGCGCACGCGCTACTTGCAACTATCTCTAGAACAACGCCAAAGCAGTCTCAGAGAAATCTATCAGCATAATTTACAACGTTTGGATAAAGCATTATCTTTCTGTCAGGAGAATAATCTTCAGCTTTATCGAATGTCTTCGGCTTTATTTCCCTTGAGTGATATGGAAGACGAAATCGGCGCCAACATATTAGAGGAAATGAGCGCTGATTTAGGCAAAATTGGGCAACGGGCCCAAGCATTAGGCATCAGAATGGTGCTGCATCCTGATCAATATGTGGTGTTGAGTTCTGAATCTGCGGAAGTTGTGCAAACAAGTATTAAAATTTTGGCACGACATGCCCGCACAATGGATTTGCTGGGCTTACCTCAGTCACCTTGGTCTTTGATGAATATTCATGGGGGCAAATCTCAACGCGCTGATCAACTGGTGGGGGTGATCTCAGAGTTGCCAGAAACAATCAAAAGCCGCTTGACTTTTGAGAATGATGAATACGCCTACAGCGCTAGTGAAATTTTAGCAGTGTGTCAACGCGCTGGTGTACCAATGGTGTTTGATGCTCATCATCATATTTGTCACGAAAAATTAGACAGCTATGATCATCCGAGTGTAGCGTCGATGTTTTACGCAGCGCGGGAAACTTGGAAAAATCCAGATTGGCAATTAGTGCATATTTCCAACGGGGAAACGGCTTTCAACGATCGCAAGCATAGCGATTTAATCAGCGCGATGCCTGATGTCTACCATCAAGCACCTTGGATAGAAGTGGAAGCTAAACACAAGGAAAATGCGATCGCTTATTTGCGCTCTTGGTGGTTAATGCCGAATAATAAAAAATAAAAGATGGCGATCGCAATTGATTTTGGTACTAGCAACACAGTTATAGCCCGCTGGAATCCCGTTACCCAGCAGGCAGAAACCATTAATCTACCTGGTTTATCAATTCAACAAAGTCTCAATCCACCGCTGATTCCCAGCTTGGTTTATGTGGAAGATGCAACTCAGGGTAAAGTCTTAGTAGGGCAACAAGTGCGCGATCGCGGTCTTGACCTCAAAGGCGAAACCCGATTTTTCCGTAGCTTCAAACGGGGTATTGGTGCAGATATCCAAGGTTTTTTACCCGAACTTGATGGGCAAATCGTCACCTTTGAGAAAGTCGGGGAATGGTTTCTCAACAAGGTAATTGAGGAATTAGCACCTCTGGAAGGCGGGTTAGATTCTCTAGTTTTAACTGTACCTGTAGATAGTTTTGAAGCTTATCGCCATTGGTTAGGCAAAGTTTGTCAATCCCTGAGAGTCGAACAGGTGCGGATGCTGGATGAACCCACCGCAGCCGCTTTGGGTTATGGTTTGGCAAATCAAGAAATGGTCTTGGTAATTGACTTTGGTGGCGGTACTTTGGATTTATCTCTTGTGCGCTTAGATCAATCTCTGCAAGGGACTTCTAAACCTTTGGGATTTCTGCTCAAATGGGGTAACAAATCCCTCGCCGAAGACTCCAAGCAAAAGGTAAAAACCGCCCGTGTTCTGGCGAAAGCTGGGCAAAATTTAGGCGGTACTGATATTGATAATTGGTTAGTAGATTACTTTGCCAAAACTCAAGGATTGGCGGTAAGTCCCCTGACAACGCGGCTAGCGGAACGGGTGAAAATTCAGTTATCTACTCAAAACCAAGCCAGTGA includes the following:
- the uvsE gene encoding UV DNA damage repair endonuclease UvsE, whose amino-acid sequence is MTAIQFPNLPDAQRSQYSTLPQLGLVCITVDKQVRFRTMTRTRYLQLSLEQRQSSLREIYQHNLQRLDKALSFCQENNLQLYRMSSALFPLSDMEDEIGANILEEMSADLGKIGQRAQALGIRMVLHPDQYVVLSSESAEVVQTSIKILARHARTMDLLGLPQSPWSLMNIHGGKSQRADQLVGVISELPETIKSRLTFENDEYAYSASEILAVCQRAGVPMVFDAHHHICHEKLDSYDHPSVASMFYAARETWKNPDWQLVHISNGETAFNDRKHSDLISAMPDVYHQAPWIEVEAKHKENAIAYLRSWWLMPNNKK
- a CDS encoding Hsp70 family protein; translated protein: MAIAIDFGTSNTVIARWNPVTQQAETINLPGLSIQQSLNPPLIPSLVYVEDATQGKVLVGQQVRDRGLDLKGETRFFRSFKRGIGADIQGFLPELDGQIVTFEKVGEWFLNKVIEELAPLEGGLDSLVLTVPVDSFEAYRHWLGKVCQSLRVEQVRMLDEPTAAALGYGLANQEMVLVIDFGGGTLDLSLVRLDQSLQGTSKPLGFLLKWGNKSLAEDSKQKVKTARVLAKAGQNLGGTDIDNWLVDYFAKTQGLAVSPLTTRLAERVKIQLSTQNQASEVYFDDETFESYELELTREALEVVLKEHGFFELLDESMTSLLQQARRQGIEIADINAVLLVGGTVQLPAVQTWVKQYFEPEKIRCTRPFEAIAQGALQLAQGVEIKDFLYHSYGVRYWDRRKGRHNWHPIIKAGQAYPMSQPVDLVLGASLENQPSIELIIGELGAETGGTEVYFDGDRLITRRLEGGVTTVKPLNDQEGARSIAQLTPPGYPGSDRIKILFQVDEQRFLRITVEDLLTNNTLLENQLVAQLS